Proteins encoded within one genomic window of Solibaculum mannosilyticum:
- a CDS encoding asparagine synthase-related protein, whose translation MQVDKRYCMSSYLMYRTIVDHEKCWSEQIRPHLWEDTIPRRPVHDSVELENHIKSSIETISKEKKVALALSGGIDSAILAKFMPPGSTAYTFQCIVPGVEVTDETPMAARYAKECGLKHEVIKIYWEDFENYAPILMKHKGAPFHSIEVQIYKAALKAKSDGVDVLLFGENADIIYGGMNGLLSQDWLIGDFIDRYTYVMPYKVLKQPELILEPFYKYTVDGHVDPHSFVSDIFRIEAMGSYTNAVQTAGISLVCPFAETYLAVPIDYTRIRNGENKYLVREVFQRLYPDLVVPPKTPMPRPMNEWFKDWQGPVRPEFWPHCTDGMTGDQKWLVWCLEKFLDLCEK comes from the coding sequence ATGCAGGTTGACAAACGATATTGCATGAGTTCATACTTGATGTATAGGACCATTGTGGACCATGAAAAATGCTGGTCGGAACAAATAAGGCCGCATTTGTGGGAGGATACCATCCCGCGCAGGCCAGTACACGACAGTGTGGAACTGGAAAACCATATAAAAAGTTCGATTGAAACAATCAGTAAAGAGAAAAAAGTAGCATTGGCTCTTTCGGGCGGAATTGACTCGGCTATTTTAGCGAAATTTATGCCGCCTGGATCAACGGCATATACGTTTCAATGCATTGTCCCGGGCGTAGAGGTGACAGATGAAACGCCTATGGCGGCAAGATATGCAAAGGAATGCGGGTTAAAACATGAAGTAATTAAAATTTATTGGGAAGATTTTGAAAACTATGCCCCTATCCTGATGAAGCACAAAGGAGCGCCCTTTCATTCCATTGAAGTACAGATCTACAAAGCGGCCCTAAAGGCAAAGTCGGACGGCGTAGATGTGCTTTTATTCGGGGAAAACGCGGATATTATTTACGGCGGGATGAACGGCCTTTTGTCCCAAGATTGGTTAATAGGAGATTTTATCGATAGGTACACGTATGTGATGCCGTACAAGGTCTTAAAGCAGCCGGAATTGATTTTGGAACCTTTTTACAAGTATACAGTGGATGGACATGTGGATCCACACTCTTTTGTCTCCGATATTTTTAGGATTGAGGCAATGGGATCGTATACGAATGCTGTCCAAACCGCAGGGATTTCGCTTGTATGCCCGTTTGCCGAGACATATTTGGCGGTTCCGATAGATTATACAAGAATCCGCAATGGGGAAAATAAATACTTGGTCAGAGAGGTTTTCCAGCGCCTGTATCCTGACTTGGTTGTCCCGCCCAAGACGCCCATGCCGCGCCCGATGAACGAGTGGTTTAAAGACTGGCAGGGACCGGTTCGTCCGGAGTTTTGGCCCCACTGTACGGATGGGATGACGGGAGATCAAAAATGGCTGGTATGGTGCTTGGAAAAGTTTCTAGATCTGTGTGAGAAGTAA
- a CDS encoding adenylyltransferase/cytidyltransferase family protein, with protein sequence MIIGYTAGVYDLFHIGHLNLLKNASGMCDKLIVGVTTDDLVLYKGKHAMIPFEDRIEIVRSIRYVDAAVPQSDMDKLTMCKKLGASILFVGDDWYGTEKWQQYEKEFQEAGIRIVYFPYTKGISSTQISKALKAVRDTL encoded by the coding sequence ATGATTATAGGTTATACCGCAGGTGTCTATGACTTATTTCATATCGGGCATTTAAACCTGTTGAAGAATGCAAGCGGCATGTGCGACAAATTGATCGTCGGGGTCACGACCGATGACCTTGTCCTGTATAAAGGGAAACACGCCATGATCCCCTTTGAGGACCGGATTGAAATTGTAAGAAGCATCCGGTATGTCGATGCCGCCGTCCCCCAGTCTGATATGGACAAGCTTACGATGTGCAAAAAGCTGGGAGCCAGCATCCTTTTCGTAGGGGATGACTGGTACGGTACGGAAAAATGGCAGCAATACGAAAAGGAATTTCAAGAGGCAGGCATTCGGATCGTCTATTTCCCCTATACGAAGGGGATCTCGTCCACACAAATTTCCAAAGCATTGAAAGCCGTTCGGGATACGTTATAG
- a CDS encoding CDP-glycerol glycerophosphotransferase family protein, protein MTGKDKKTNILQSLRQAPSAMFKGFVTRVFCLLPLKKYIMFESTNDFDGNAGAFYTYLKQAGVLEEYKAVWVTKNNSYTMPEVITVPRNPSSIKQYLRRQYYGCVSKFQFWDNAPIRKRRKRQVNVNLSHGALPYKMVAPLSEFPDFTDFAVSPSEQCYQYKKRSWNISDKVEPLYSSLPRNDVFAGHGWDELSKICGDKKYRKVIIWMPTFRAHVNGKRNDSTKEYPYGIPVIYCAEDFDALNEQLKKLDILLLVKHHPRSIQYLSLPDLSNVAFWHQLDTQEVDFCKLLTQMDALISDYSSVVFDYMLLDRPIAWTLDDLDSYKPKFTMEDPMSFMPGNHIYRFDDLMDFIKQVSSGEDIFREQRNDLRIRLGLKDYGRGCETIADFLGLTSRRTGKEKAD, encoded by the coding sequence ATGACTGGAAAAGACAAGAAAACCAATATCTTGCAATCCTTGCGTCAGGCCCCGTCCGCCATGTTCAAGGGGTTCGTCACGCGTGTCTTTTGTTTACTGCCGTTGAAGAAATACATAATGTTTGAGAGCACAAACGATTTTGACGGCAATGCAGGGGCATTCTATACCTATCTAAAACAAGCTGGGGTCTTAGAGGAATACAAGGCTGTGTGGGTAACTAAAAATAACAGCTATACCATGCCGGAAGTGATCACAGTCCCTAGGAATCCGTCTTCCATCAAGCAGTATCTGAGGAGACAGTACTATGGATGTGTCTCAAAATTCCAGTTCTGGGACAATGCGCCCATCCGGAAAAGACGAAAGAGGCAGGTGAATGTCAACCTGAGCCACGGTGCGCTGCCATATAAGATGGTAGCGCCACTCTCTGAATTCCCTGATTTTACTGATTTTGCCGTCTCTCCCAGCGAGCAATGTTACCAATATAAGAAACGCAGCTGGAATATAAGCGATAAAGTTGAGCCGCTGTATTCGTCGCTGCCCCGCAACGACGTCTTCGCCGGCCATGGCTGGGATGAGCTTTCTAAGATCTGTGGAGATAAGAAATACCGTAAGGTAATCATCTGGATGCCCACTTTCAGAGCCCATGTGAATGGAAAACGCAATGATTCCACAAAGGAGTATCCTTATGGGATCCCTGTTATTTATTGTGCGGAAGATTTTGATGCGCTCAACGAACAGCTGAAAAAGCTGGACATACTATTACTTGTCAAACATCATCCCCGTTCGATTCAATATCTGTCTCTGCCGGATCTGTCCAACGTGGCCTTCTGGCATCAGCTTGACACGCAAGAGGTCGACTTCTGCAAGCTGCTGACACAGATGGATGCCCTTATTTCGGATTACTCTTCGGTTGTCTTTGACTATATGCTGCTGGACAGGCCCATTGCGTGGACCCTGGACGATCTGGACAGTTATAAGCCTAAATTTACCATGGAAGACCCCATGAGTTTTATGCCTGGGAACCACATCTATCGGTTCGATGATTTAATGGATTTTATCAAACAGGTATCCAGCGGAGAGGACATCTTCCGAGAACAGCGCAATGATCTTAGAATCCGGTTGGGCTTAAAGGACTATGGCCGCGGCTGCGAGACGATAGCGGATTTCTTGGGTTTGACATCACGCAGGACGGGTAAAGAGAAAGCCGATTAG
- a CDS encoding sensor histidine kinase: MKQSMEEKISYRLLIIGLLSMLVTAIVCTAMFHRALTKQVLHDLSINAKDIAAAYPLLPELSDLSQFGGEDIRLTLIASDGTVLYENQAGEGLENHLSRPEIQSALDSGEGWDERTSASMGYNTYYYAIRLEDGNVLRVALDAQDISSNYNDMLPMIVISCIVILALSAVLSILLTRRLVRPIESMADNLDDISNHVPYRELEPFARAIQIDQQSRKSSERLRREFTANVSHELKTPLTSISGYAELIQTGMAKPDDVKDFAAKIRKESSRLLILIGDIIKLSELDSADGEPQVAAHFEQVDLMDVAKECVSDLQLTAQKSYVTILAQGSSALVQADRGLLVELCTNLCDNAIRYNRAGGKVTVIVENNPEGASLTVQDTGIGIPAKHQQRVFERFYRVDKSRSKATGGTGLGLAIVKHIAMLHGAKLTLESEEGKGTTIRVLFVPRKT, encoded by the coding sequence ATGAAGCAGAGCATGGAGGAGAAAATTTCATATAGGCTCCTAATTATTGGACTTCTTTCCATGCTGGTGACGGCTATTGTCTGTACGGCCATGTTTCACCGGGCCTTGACAAAACAGGTGCTGCATGACCTTTCCATCAATGCAAAGGACATTGCAGCGGCCTATCCGCTTCTACCGGAGCTGTCGGATTTATCGCAGTTTGGCGGGGAGGATATCCGTCTGACTCTGATCGCGTCCGACGGCACGGTGCTTTATGAAAACCAGGCGGGGGAAGGATTGGAGAACCACCTGTCCCGGCCTGAGATCCAAAGTGCACTGGACTCCGGAGAGGGATGGGATGAACGCACCTCTGCCTCGATGGGATACAATACCTATTATTATGCCATCCGCTTGGAGGACGGCAATGTACTGCGCGTCGCATTGGATGCGCAAGATATTTCCTCTAATTACAACGATATGCTGCCCATGATTGTCATCAGCTGTATTGTGATTCTGGCACTGTCAGCCGTGCTGTCCATCCTCCTGACGAGGCGGTTGGTCCGTCCTATCGAAAGCATGGCCGATAATCTGGACGATATCAGCAACCATGTTCCGTACCGGGAACTGGAACCTTTTGCCCGGGCCATACAGATCGACCAACAGAGCCGAAAAAGCAGCGAACGTCTGCGCCGGGAATTCACTGCCAATGTCAGCCACGAGCTAAAGACGCCGCTGACCAGCATTTCCGGCTATGCTGAGCTCATCCAGACGGGAATGGCAAAGCCGGACGACGTCAAAGATTTCGCTGCCAAGATCCGGAAAGAGTCGTCGAGACTGCTGATTTTGATCGGCGATATTATTAAACTCAGCGAACTGGACAGTGCAGACGGGGAACCTCAAGTGGCGGCCCACTTTGAGCAGGTGGATTTGATGGATGTGGCGAAGGAATGCGTCAGTGACCTTCAGCTGACTGCGCAAAAGTCTTATGTCACGATTCTAGCCCAAGGGTCGAGTGCGCTGGTACAGGCCGACCGGGGACTGCTGGTGGAGCTGTGTACCAATTTGTGCGACAATGCCATCCGCTATAACCGGGCGGGGGGCAAGGTCACTGTGATAGTGGAAAACAACCCGGAAGGGGCATCGTTAACTGTACAGGACACAGGCATCGGAATTCCTGCTAAGCATCAGCAACGGGTGTTCGAACGGTTTTACCGGGTGGATAAAAGCCGCAGCAAAGCCACAGGAGGTACGGGCCTGGGCCTTGCAATTGTCAAACACATCGCTATGCTCCATGGCGCCAAGTTGACGTTGGAAAGCGAGGAAGGAAAGGGTACGACCATCCGCGTGCTGTTTGTGCCGCGCAAAACATGA
- a CDS encoding response regulator transcription factor, whose translation MIYIVEDDASILGLEEYALQGSGFETKGFEDGESFLKACAEKVPQLVILDVMLPGQDGISILGQIRKDARMRDVAVIMVTAKSSEIDVVKGLDHGADDYLAKPFGVMEFISRVKAVLRRSERREETVELLEFGPVRMDEGRHSVEVDGHAVELTYKEYTLLRLFLQNAEQVLTRETIMREVWDTDFSGESRTVDMHVRTLRQKLGDAGEFIRTVRKVGYQLSEKAEDA comes from the coding sequence ATGATTTATATTGTGGAAGATGATGCCAGCATCCTGGGGCTGGAAGAGTATGCCCTGCAAGGGTCCGGCTTTGAGACGAAGGGGTTTGAGGATGGGGAAAGCTTTTTAAAAGCTTGTGCTGAAAAGGTACCCCAGTTGGTGATTTTGGACGTCATGCTGCCAGGCCAGGATGGAATTTCCATCTTGGGACAAATCCGCAAAGACGCCAGGATGCGGGATGTAGCCGTCATTATGGTGACGGCCAAAAGCAGCGAGATCGATGTGGTCAAAGGGCTGGACCATGGGGCGGATGATTATCTGGCAAAACCCTTTGGAGTGATGGAGTTTATCAGCCGGGTGAAGGCGGTACTTCGCCGGTCGGAACGCCGGGAGGAAACGGTGGAACTGCTGGAATTTGGTCCGGTGCGCATGGATGAAGGCCGTCACAGCGTGGAGGTGGACGGCCATGCAGTGGAGCTGACTTACAAGGAGTATACTCTGCTGCGGCTTTTCTTACAAAATGCTGAACAGGTGCTCACAAGGGAGACCATCATGCGGGAAGTATGGGATACTGATTTCTCTGGAGAAAGCCGGACGGTGGATATGCACGTCCGGACGCTCCGTCAGAAACTAGGGGATGCCGGAGAATTTATCCGCACTGTGAGAAAAGTGGGATATCAGCTCAGCGAAAAGGCGGAAGATGCGTAA
- a CDS encoding Na/Pi cotransporter family protein has translation MSIFNVFTLLGGLAMFLYGMDVMGKSLEKQAGNKLQTILSRLTDNPLKGFLLGLVVTSIIQSSSATTVMVVGFVNSGLMQLHQAIGIIMGSNVGTTVTGWILSLSGIQGESFWIQLCKPSTFAPILAFVGLILYMFLKSEKKKGVGTILLGFAILMTGMEVMSGAVSPLADDPQFTALFTAFSNPILGVLVGALLTGIIQSSSASVGILQALSSTGIITYGSAIPIIMGQNIGTCVTALISSIGANKNAKRAAMVHLYFNIIGVIVFLTLFYSLNTVFQFSFVSDTVNPMGIAIVHSIFNILATALLLPFNRLLERLAILTIPDSKKPDTIQVLDDRLLATPALAVERARAVTVEMADLARTTLLQGMSLTHKWDKDLAEKITEGERRIDEYEDRLGTYLVRLSSRSLTMEDSHAISLLLHTIGDYERIGDHAVNLMDTAKEIHEKNLQFSESAKKDLSVLESAVQEVLDTTITGFEKSDISLANQVQPLEQVIDDLVRELKSRHIQRLQSGECTIELGFVLSDLLTNYERVSDHCSNISVTLEEVARDRFDTHEYVSKMKEGEGNDYRRRIEDYHRRFALPEMSLEGKSTTA, from the coding sequence ATGAGCATCTTCAACGTATTTACCCTCTTGGGCGGTCTAGCAATGTTTCTGTACGGCATGGACGTCATGGGAAAATCCCTGGAAAAACAGGCCGGCAATAAGTTGCAGACCATTCTAAGCCGCTTAACCGATAATCCGCTGAAGGGCTTTTTGCTGGGCCTGGTGGTCACTTCGATCATCCAAAGCAGCAGTGCCACTACCGTCATGGTGGTGGGATTTGTCAACAGTGGACTTATGCAGCTCCATCAGGCCATTGGAATTATCATGGGCAGCAACGTGGGAACCACCGTCACAGGCTGGATTTTGAGCCTGTCCGGCATCCAGGGGGAAAGCTTCTGGATTCAGTTGTGCAAGCCCAGCACTTTCGCTCCCATCCTTGCTTTTGTGGGTCTGATTCTTTACATGTTCTTAAAGAGCGAGAAGAAAAAAGGCGTAGGAACCATCCTCCTGGGATTTGCCATCCTAATGACCGGTATGGAGGTTATGTCGGGAGCCGTATCGCCGCTGGCCGACGATCCTCAATTTACCGCCTTGTTTACCGCTTTCAGCAACCCGATTCTGGGCGTGCTGGTGGGCGCGCTGCTGACAGGCATTATCCAAAGCAGCAGCGCCAGCGTAGGCATTTTGCAGGCCTTGTCCTCCACGGGCATCATCACATATGGAAGCGCCATTCCCATCATCATGGGTCAGAATATCGGCACCTGTGTTACCGCGCTCATCTCCTCTATAGGCGCCAACAAAAATGCAAAACGGGCCGCTATGGTGCACCTTTACTTTAACATCATCGGTGTGATTGTATTCCTCACCCTGTTTTATTCCCTCAATACAGTATTCCAATTCTCTTTTGTAAGCGACACCGTCAATCCGATGGGAATCGCTATCGTTCATTCGATCTTCAACATCCTGGCGACTGCCCTGCTTTTGCCCTTTAACCGTCTGCTGGAACGTCTGGCCATCCTTACCATCCCCGACAGCAAGAAGCCGGACACCATCCAGGTGCTGGATGACCGTCTGCTGGCAACTCCGGCCCTGGCGGTGGAACGCGCCCGTGCTGTGACGGTGGAAATGGCTGATTTGGCCCGTACCACCTTGTTGCAGGGAATGTCTCTGACCCACAAGTGGGATAAGGACTTGGCGGAAAAGATCACCGAGGGAGAACGGCGCATCGATGAATACGAGGACCGTTTGGGGACTTATCTGGTGCGTTTGTCCAGCCGCAGCCTCACCATGGAGGATAGCCACGCCATTTCCCTGTTGCTTCACACCATCGGCGACTATGAACGCATCGGCGACCATGCTGTCAACCTGATGGATACGGCAAAAGAGATCCATGAGAAGAATCTCCAATTTTCCGAGAGTGCGAAAAAGGATTTATCAGTATTGGAATCGGCTGTACAAGAGGTTCTGGATACCACCATCACCGGGTTTGAAAAGAGCGATATCAGCCTGGCCAATCAGGTACAGCCTTTGGAACAGGTGATCGACGATCTGGTACGTGAACTGAAAAGCCGTCATATTCAGCGCCTGCAGTCGGGCGAATGCACCATTGAACTGGGTTTTGTGCTGTCCGACCTGCTGACCAATTATGAACGCGTATCCGATCATTGCAGCAATATTTCGGTTACTCTGGAAGAGGTGGCTAGAGACCGCTTTGACACCCACGAATATGTGAGTAAAATGAAGGAGGGGGAAGGCAACGATTATCGTCGGCGTATCGAGGACTACCATCGGCGTTTTGCCCTCCCCGAAATGTCGCTGGAAGGGAAGTCAACAACAGCATGA
- a CDS encoding phosphate ABC transporter substrate-binding protein, translating into MKRITAATIATFCLVVMGLSGCGSNNSSSTAAGSSKAADSSAAASAEDSSTSKELSGKISTGGSTSMEAVIGALQEAFAETYPDVDITYDPTGSGAGITGATEGSLDIGLSSRDLKEDETGVTGTKIALDGISIIVNKDNPITDLSLEDLARIATGEVKNWSELGGNDAEIVFVGREAGSGTRDGFESIVGVEDKCVYSEELTATGAVIAKVQSNPNAIGYASLSAVDESVKTLTIDKVAPSEETVQDGSYAIQRPFVFVTKDGAEQSDAVKTFIEFATSKDADELIRAAGAVPLA; encoded by the coding sequence ATCAAAAGAATTACAGCGGCTACCATCGCCACTTTCTGTCTGGTTGTCATGGGCCTGTCGGGCTGCGGAAGCAATAATTCCTCCAGCACAGCGGCCGGTTCCTCGAAAGCAGCTGATTCCTCAGCGGCAGCCAGTGCGGAAGATTCCAGCACATCCAAAGAGCTGTCCGGTAAAATTTCCACCGGCGGCAGCACCAGCATGGAAGCGGTCATCGGCGCTTTGCAGGAAGCCTTCGCTGAAACATATCCTGATGTGGACATTACATACGATCCCACCGGCAGCGGCGCAGGCATCACCGGCGCTACGGAAGGCAGTTTGGATATCGGCCTCTCCAGCCGCGATCTGAAGGAAGATGAGACCGGCGTCACCGGTACCAAGATCGCCTTGGACGGTATTTCCATCATCGTCAACAAGGATAACCCCATCACCGACCTGAGCCTCGAAGACCTGGCCCGCATCGCCACCGGCGAAGTCAAGAACTGGAGCGAACTGGGCGGAAACGATGCTGAAATCGTTTTCGTCGGCCGTGAAGCCGGCAGCGGTACCCGCGATGGTTTCGAGAGCATTGTCGGTGTAGAAGATAAGTGTGTTTATTCGGAGGAGTTGACTGCCACTGGCGCTGTGATTGCCAAAGTTCAGTCCAATCCCAACGCCATTGGCTATGCTTCCCTCTCGGCTGTGGATGAGAGCGTCAAGACCCTGACCATCGACAAGGTCGCCCCCAGTGAAGAAACTGTCCAGGACGGCAGCTACGCCATCCAGCGTCCCTTCGTCTTCGTCACAAAGGACGGTGCCGAACAGTCCGACGCTGTCAAGACTTTCATCGAATTCGCCACCAGCAAAGATGCCGACGAACTGATCCGTGCCGCCGGAGCTGTCCCGCTGGCCTAA
- the pstC gene encoding phosphate ABC transporter permease subunit PstC, translating to MRVKHLIEKVMNSIFFICGMVAIACVVLITIYMLVSGLPAIFEIGPIDFLFGTEWKSTAADPSYGILPFILTSMWGTAGATLIGVPVGLLTAVFLAKIAPKKLAAPVSAAVELLAGIPSVVYGLVGMLVLVPAVAQAFELSNGACLLSAILVLSIMILPNIISVSVTALNAVPKEYEEASLALGATTSETYFKVSVPAAKSGIAAGIVLGIGRAVGEAMAVMMVAGNVANMPGIFKSVTFLTTAVSKEMSYASGLQREALFSIALVLFIFIMIINGVLGAVLKRGNKHEK from the coding sequence ATGCGCGTCAAACACTTGATTGAAAAAGTGATGAACAGCATCTTTTTTATCTGTGGTATGGTGGCCATCGCTTGCGTCGTACTCATTACGATTTATATGCTCGTCTCCGGCCTGCCGGCCATCTTTGAAATCGGACCCATTGATTTCCTGTTCGGCACCGAGTGGAAGAGCACGGCCGCCGATCCCAGTTACGGCATCCTGCCCTTCATCCTCACCAGCATGTGGGGTACTGCCGGCGCCACACTGATCGGCGTACCGGTGGGACTGCTGACCGCCGTCTTTCTTGCTAAAATCGCTCCCAAAAAGCTGGCTGCACCTGTGAGCGCAGCGGTGGAACTGCTGGCCGGCATCCCCAGCGTTGTGTACGGCCTCGTGGGTATGCTGGTGCTGGTTCCGGCAGTGGCTCAGGCATTTGAACTGTCAAACGGCGCTTGCCTGCTTTCGGCTATTCTGGTGCTGAGCATCATGATTCTGCCCAACATCATCTCGGTGAGTGTGACGGCTCTCAACGCCGTCCCTAAGGAGTACGAGGAAGCAAGCCTCGCCTTAGGCGCTACTACTTCGGAAACCTACTTTAAAGTCAGCGTCCCTGCGGCCAAAAGCGGTATTGCCGCCGGCATCGTCCTGGGAATCGGACGCGCTGTGGGAGAGGCTATGGCCGTCATGATGGTTGCAGGCAACGTGGCCAATATGCCGGGCATCTTTAAGAGCGTCACCTTCCTGACCACCGCGGTATCCAAGGAGATGAGCTATGCTTCCGGACTTCAGCGGGAAGCGCTCTTCAGTATCGCTTTGGTGCTCTTCATCTTTATTATGATTATCAACGGCGTCCTGGGTGCCGTGCTCAAGCGGGGGAACAAACATGAAAAGTAA
- the pstA gene encoding phosphate ABC transporter permease PstA, which yields MKSKSRVLKNGLRTTFVYVAAAITMAVLVGIIGYVLYKGVPELSWQLITSVPSVTKKVDGIFPYILNTLYVILLSLLIVLPLGVGAAVYLTEYARNKHLIRVIEFTTETLAGIPSIIYGLVGMLVFCQMLGFQSSLLAGCLTLVVMTLPTIIRTTQESLKAVPVSYREGALGLGATKWHIVRTIVLPSSADGIITGCILAVGRIVGESAALLFTAGFGKIVADTIFEAYSRSGATLSVALYMTAFEEGKFDVAWAIAALLLVIVLIINLAARAVRAKTRKKNK from the coding sequence ATGAAAAGTAAATCACGCGTCTTGAAAAACGGACTGCGCACCACCTTTGTGTATGTTGCCGCCGCCATTACTATGGCCGTGCTGGTGGGCATCATTGGCTACGTGCTCTATAAAGGCGTCCCGGAACTCAGTTGGCAGCTCATTACCAGTGTCCCCAGCGTCACTAAAAAGGTGGATGGCATCTTCCCCTACATCCTCAACACCCTCTATGTCATCCTTTTATCCCTGCTCATTGTGCTGCCCTTGGGCGTAGGCGCCGCCGTCTACCTGACTGAATACGCCAGGAATAAACATCTCATCCGTGTCATTGAGTTTACCACCGAGACTTTGGCCGGTATCCCCTCCATCATCTACGGCCTGGTGGGTATGCTGGTGTTCTGCCAGATGCTGGGCTTTCAAAGCAGCCTTTTGGCCGGCTGCCTCACTTTGGTGGTTATGACACTGCCCACCATTATCCGTACCACACAGGAGAGCCTTAAAGCGGTCCCCGTAAGTTATCGCGAAGGCGCTTTGGGGCTGGGCGCCACCAAGTGGCACATTGTGCGCACCATCGTATTGCCCAGCAGTGCCGACGGCATTATCACCGGCTGTATCCTGGCAGTGGGACGCATCGTAGGGGAAAGTGCCGCACTGCTTTTCACCGCAGGCTTTGGTAAAATCGTGGCCGACACCATCTTTGAAGCCTATTCCCGCAGCGGCGCGACCTTATCGGTTGCCCTCTATATGACGGCCTTCGAGGAAGGCAAATTTGACGTGGCATGGGCTATTGCGGCACTTCTTTTGGTCATCGTCCTGATCATCAATCTGGCTGCACGGGCTGTGAGAGCCAAGACCAGAAAGAAAAACAAATAG
- the pstB gene encoding phosphate ABC transporter ATP-binding protein PstB yields METGNPIIQTKGLTLHYGEFEALKGIDMDILSQEITAFIGPSGCGKSTFLKTLNRMQDLVPGVRIDGEVTFHGKDIFAKDVDVTWLRKKIGMVFQKANPFPMSIYDNIAYGPRLHSHIKKAQMDEIVENALRGAALWDEVKDRLKKSALGLSGGQQQRLCIARAMAVEPEVILMDEPTSALDPASTMKIEELMTHLKKKYTVIIVTHNMQQAARISDKCAFFLVGELVEMGPTDRVFSTPKDKRTEDYITGRFG; encoded by the coding sequence ATGGAAACGGGTAATCCCATCATTCAAACCAAAGGCTTAACCTTGCATTACGGCGAGTTTGAAGCGCTCAAAGGCATTGATATGGACATCCTCTCCCAGGAGATCACCGCCTTTATCGGCCCGTCCGGCTGCGGCAAGAGCACCTTCCTCAAAACCCTCAACCGGATGCAGGATCTGGTACCGGGCGTGCGCATCGACGGAGAGGTCACCTTTCATGGCAAAGATATCTTCGCCAAGGATGTGGACGTCACTTGGCTGCGCAAAAAGATCGGTATGGTGTTTCAGAAGGCCAATCCCTTCCCCATGAGCATCTACGACAATATCGCTTACGGTCCCCGTCTGCATAGCCACATCAAAAAGGCCCAGATGGATGAGATTGTGGAAAATGCCCTGCGCGGTGCGGCTCTGTGGGATGAAGTAAAAGACCGCTTGAAAAAGAGCGCATTGGGCTTGTCCGGCGGACAGCAACAGCGTCTTTGCATTGCCCGCGCCATGGCGGTGGAACCGGAGGTCATCCTCATGGACGAGCCTACCAGCGCTTTGGATCCGGCCAGCACCATGAAGATCGAGGAATTGATGACCCATCTGAAAAAGAAGTACACCGTCATCATCGTCACCCACAACATGCAGCAGGCCGCCCGTATCAGCGACAAATGTGCCTTTTTCCTGGTGGGTGAATTGGTGGAGATGGGACCTACCGACCGGGTCTTCTCCACGCCAAAGGATAAACGTACAGAAGATTACATCACCGGCCGTTTCGGTTAA
- the phoU gene encoding phosphate signaling complex protein PhoU: protein MSNRSEYDAQLKSLNQSLIDMGRLVTGAVDSAIDALEQKDIDRAAKIVKGDEAIDREERAIEHVCLTLLLLQQPVARDLRQVSTALKIVTDLERIGDHAADIAEIIPRLADDGIPVEQDISPMAHKALDMARMAIDAFVRHDMDLADKVVEADDIVDNAFDIVKRKLAKRMVGTEAAQDSAIDQLMIAKYLERIGDHAVNIAEWVKFCETGIYREERIV, encoded by the coding sequence GTGAGCAACCGTTCAGAGTACGATGCACAATTAAAAAGTTTGAACCAGAGCCTCATCGATATGGGACGTCTGGTGACGGGCGCAGTGGACAGCGCCATCGACGCCCTGGAACAAAAGGATATAGACCGTGCTGCTAAAATCGTCAAGGGCGATGAGGCCATCGACCGGGAGGAACGGGCCATTGAACATGTATGTCTCACCCTCCTGCTCCTTCAGCAGCCGGTGGCCAGGGATTTACGTCAAGTCAGCACCGCTTTGAAAATCGTCACGGATCTGGAGCGCATCGGCGATCACGCCGCCGACATTGCCGAGATCATCCCCCGCCTGGCCGACGACGGCATTCCTGTGGAACAGGATATCTCCCCCATGGCCCACAAGGCCCTGGATATGGCGCGCATGGCCATTGACGCTTTTGTCCGCCACGATATGGACCTGGCAGATAAAGTGGTGGAAGCCGACGATATTGTGGACAATGCTTTCGACATCGTCAAACGGAAACTGGCCAAACGGATGGTCGGAACAGAGGCTGCCCAAGATTCGGCCATCGACCAGTTGATGATCGCCAAATATCTGGAACGCATCGGTGACCACGCGGTCAATATCGCCGAATGGGTCAAGTTCTGTGAGACCGGTATTTATCGAGAAGAACGTATTGTATAA